The window TCCTGAAAATCTTTCAACAGCTCCTCCAGCGCCTGTCGCCAGAAGGCTGGATCCTCAGGGATCTCCTCTCGCTTCCGCCCTCGTCGGGCGGACTGCGTTCCTGAATCCCTTTCCACCTCTGCCCTTGCCTCCAGCCGCTCCAGCAGGGCCCGAAGAGCCCGCGCATCTTGCTCAATCCGATCCAGCAGCCGACGCGCCCGCTCGATCTCCTCGCGCATCCCTCATCCTCCCAGGAATTCTCGAATCTCCTGCCATAGCTTGCGGAGCTCCTGACGAAGATCCTCCGGAACCCTTCCACCCTTTGGAATGCTCTTGCGAACATCCGCCCGCTCCGGCAGAAAGGTCCGCAGCGGGCGAATGGGGATTCCCTTCTCGAGCCACTTGCGGCAGATCGCCCCTACCTGCTCCCAGTAATAGCGGGTCTCCCGCGTGAATCCCCCACGATACAGGCGGGCCCGGTTCATAAAGACCGCCACTTTGGGGAAGGGATGCGGTTGCAGCTGGAGCTCCAAACCCTCCAGCAGGATATTCAGCCCTCGATCCGCAAACACATCCGGATTAACCGGCACGAGAATTAAATCGCAGTTGGTTAGGATGGAATACGAGAGGACCGTGAAAGAGGGCGGACAGTCGAAGAACACATAACGAAAACCGGCGCCGGCCCTCGCGAATTTGAGAACCAGGGCATGAGCGAAGCCTTGCATTTGATCACGGTCGAAGACTTCCAGCGTGAGCCAGTAAAGATCGCTGGTGGCCGGGATCAACCAGAGGCGCTCATGGACTCGGAAAGCCACCCGTCCATCGATAGGGAAATCGAAGTATCCTCCTCCTCGGGTGAACTGGTCAATGGCATCAAAGAGGGTTCGCCTGGCTTCTTGATGGGCTCGAAACCAGCGCTCGAAATCCTCGGGGAACCTCCCGGTTTCTTCGGAAAGCTCCACGGCTGTGGTCAGGCTCATCTGAGCGTCGGCATCGATCACCAGGACCGGGTCCTCCTCGGAGGCGACACGAGCCAGCAGCCAGGTGGCGGTGGTTTTCCCCACTCCCCCCTTGAAGTTCACCGTAGCGATCACCTTCGGCAGACCGCCCATGGCTTCCTCCTTTCCCAACGCCATGCCGGAGAAAACGGCCTTCGTTCTTGCCCCGGCCATCGAAGCCCTCCCTCAAGAGGAGCGATTCAATCTCCTCTCTCCGGAGCGCTTCTCGACCCTTCTCCGGGATCTCCCGGATCCTTTGCGGCGAGCGATCCGGATCTCACAAGACCCGCATCCAGACGATGCACTCGAGATCCTCCTCGCGCTCCGGAGCGGAGTCGCCTGGGGCTTCCCCGGGCGCGGACGGAGGATGGGGATGGCTTTCCATGAAGTCCACCAGGCGCTTCAGCCATTCCTCCGGCGGCTGCGTCGAGCGCTCCCGCCAGAGGCGCCGCAAGGCCTGGAGGTCCGGCCCCGAGAGGGGGCGGGCCTCGAAGTAGGCCAGCAGGCGGTTGCGCTCCGCC is drawn from Thermoflexus hugenholtzii and contains these coding sequences:
- a CDS encoding ParA family protein; the encoded protein is MGGLPKVIATVNFKGGVGKTTATWLLARVASEEDPVLVIDADAQMSLTTAVELSEETGRFPEDFERWFRAHQEARRTLFDAIDQFTRGGGYFDFPIDGRVAFRVHERLWLIPATSDLYWLTLEVFDRDQMQGFAHALVLKFARAGAGFRYVFFDCPPSFTVLSYSILTNCDLILVPVNPDVFADRGLNILLEGLELQLQPHPFPKVAVFMNRARLYRGGFTRETRYYWEQVGAICRKWLEKGIPIRPLRTFLPERADVRKSIPKGGRVPEDLRQELRKLWQEIREFLGG